A region of Chitinophaga horti DNA encodes the following proteins:
- a CDS encoding zinc-dependent alcohol dehydrogenase, producing MEQTMKAALKTEEGTFEVTDVDIPEIPGDDWVLARIRVAGICGTDLRHWKKKEPELVHEIMGHEMAGEVVKIGSAVKHVKPGDRVVIETVLGDGDCDWCRVQQYNLCPNLYKVRMKTVSRAFASYVTGPATKFHKLPDHVSFEEATVLDTFSVCMHAMQLSGIRINDTVVIIGAGPIGLGQLQLAKVAGATVIITDVVDSSLELATSLGADLVINTKKENGEDSIRRFTHGRGADITFECAGGPSMPETLKQAVLYTRIGGKIVIVGGFDPGDIAIPLPWQHIQIAEIQLIPSASYSFWGIDSEMRMCLDLLAKGRINAKKMITHSFSIDDINEAFETAMDKEKTGAVFVALTI from the coding sequence ATGGAACAGACCATGAAAGCCGCGCTGAAAACAGAAGAAGGAACGTTCGAAGTAACCGATGTAGATATACCGGAAATACCCGGCGACGATTGGGTGCTGGCGCGTATTCGCGTTGCAGGTATCTGTGGTACGGATCTTCGTCACTGGAAAAAGAAGGAACCCGAGTTGGTACACGAGATTATGGGTCATGAAATGGCGGGTGAGGTAGTGAAGATAGGCAGCGCAGTAAAGCATGTAAAGCCCGGCGATCGCGTGGTGATAGAAACTGTGTTGGGTGATGGTGACTGCGATTGGTGCCGGGTGCAACAATACAATCTTTGTCCTAATCTGTACAAAGTGCGGATGAAAACGGTGTCGCGGGCTTTTGCATCGTACGTAACCGGTCCGGCTACGAAGTTTCACAAGCTGCCGGACCATGTAAGTTTTGAAGAAGCGACGGTGTTGGATACGTTTTCTGTTTGCATGCATGCCATGCAGTTGAGCGGCATCCGCATAAATGATACGGTAGTGATCATTGGTGCGGGACCTATCGGTTTAGGCCAGCTGCAACTGGCTAAGGTGGCGGGTGCTACGGTGATCATTACTGACGTGGTGGACAGTTCGCTGGAGCTGGCAACATCACTCGGGGCAGATCTTGTTATCAATACGAAAAAAGAAAATGGAGAAGATTCAATACGTCGCTTTACACATGGGCGCGGGGCGGACATTACATTCGAATGTGCCGGCGGTCCATCGATGCCCGAAACGCTGAAACAGGCGGTGCTCTACACGCGCATTGGTGGTAAGATAGTGATCGTAGGCGGCTTCGACCCCGGAGATATAGCGATCCCATTGCCCTGGCAACATATCCAGATCGCAGAAATACAACTGATCCCAAGTGCGAGTTATTCGTTCTGGGGCATTGACTCAGAAATGAGGATGTGCCTCGATTTGTTGGCGAAGGGCAGGATCAATGCAAAAAAGATGATTACACATAGTTTTTCGATAGACGATATCAATGAGGCATTCGAAACGGCTATGGATAAAGAGAAAACGGGCGCTGTTTTCGTAGCGCTCACTATTTAA
- a CDS encoding zinc-dependent alcohol dehydrogenase — translation MLAMNYRGPYRIRADRDMPYPEIQHPGDAIVKVTRSCICGSDLHLYHGLVPDTRIGTTFGHEFTGIVVEVGAEVTKLKPGDHVLVPFNVACGSCSFCKQELFGNCHESNPQATAVGGIFGYSHTAGGFDGGQAEYVRVPFANVGPEIIPDWMDNDDAVMLTDVFPTGYQAAEMGGIKPGDTVVVFGAGPVGIMAAKCSWLFGAARVIVIDHIEYRLDFARQYAQCEAYNFRSIEDPVLFIKKMTDFYGADVCIDAVGCEAAGSALQTITGRKLMLQAGSATALQWAINSVKKGGIVSIVGVYGPTMNMVPIGNVVNKGLTLRANQASVKRLLPRLIEHIKNGHVDPKGLITHKLPLEEVADAYRIFSSKLDNCLKTVLIPS, via the coding sequence ATGCTGGCAATGAATTACCGCGGTCCCTACCGCATACGCGCAGACAGGGACATGCCTTACCCGGAAATACAGCACCCGGGCGACGCCATTGTGAAGGTAACCCGATCCTGTATTTGTGGTTCTGATTTACACCTGTATCATGGCCTGGTGCCGGATACGCGCATCGGGACTACGTTTGGACATGAATTTACCGGCATCGTGGTGGAAGTGGGGGCAGAAGTAACGAAACTCAAACCTGGTGATCATGTGCTGGTACCTTTCAATGTGGCCTGTGGTTCCTGTTCTTTCTGTAAGCAGGAGTTGTTTGGCAATTGCCATGAATCTAACCCGCAGGCTACCGCAGTAGGTGGCATCTTCGGGTACTCGCACACGGCGGGCGGCTTCGATGGCGGACAGGCAGAATATGTGCGTGTGCCATTTGCGAATGTAGGACCTGAAATTATTCCGGACTGGATGGATAACGATGATGCAGTAATGCTTACCGACGTATTCCCCACCGGCTACCAGGCTGCAGAAATGGGTGGTATTAAACCGGGAGATACGGTGGTCGTGTTTGGCGCCGGACCGGTTGGTATTATGGCCGCCAAATGTTCCTGGTTATTCGGGGCAGCGCGCGTAATCGTCATCGATCATATCGAATACCGGTTAGATTTCGCCAGGCAGTATGCGCAATGTGAAGCATACAACTTCCGCTCGATTGAAGATCCGGTGCTTTTTATTAAGAAGATGACGGACTTCTATGGCGCAGATGTTTGTATTGATGCGGTTGGCTGCGAGGCCGCTGGTAGCGCATTGCAAACGATCACCGGCCGTAAATTGATGCTACAGGCAGGTTCGGCTACGGCGTTGCAATGGGCGATCAACTCGGTGAAGAAGGGCGGCATCGTCTCGATCGTTGGCGTGTACGGCCCGACGATGAACATGGTGCCCATCGGTAACGTGGTGAACAAAGGGCTCACGCTGCGCGCGAACCAGGCATCTGTAAAACGCCTGCTGCCAAGGCTGATCGAACATATCAAAAATGGTCATGTCGATCCGAAAGGATTGATTACCCATAAATTGCCGCTGGAAGAAGTAGCCGATGCTTACCGCATCTTTTCTTCCAAGCTGGATAACTGCCTGAAAACAGTGCTCATTCCATCTTAA
- a CDS encoding tetratricopeptide repeat protein has protein sequence MKKKDKLYRAAIQHSQADLPAVFDLLTQAHDAGSHEAAYTLATWYLFGKHVKKNMKTAVKFLQFAAEGDIAEAHFDLAVCYETGKGIEKDVRKAFLHYMEAALLGDKGAIYEVGRCFYHGVGVEADQELARIWLSRSEGKKE, from the coding sequence ATGAAAAAGAAGGATAAATTATACCGCGCAGCCATTCAGCATAGCCAAGCCGACCTTCCAGCGGTGTTCGACCTGTTAACGCAGGCGCACGATGCTGGCAGCCACGAAGCCGCCTACACACTTGCCACCTGGTATTTGTTCGGCAAACATGTAAAGAAAAATATGAAGACGGCCGTGAAGTTTCTGCAATTTGCTGCGGAAGGGGATATCGCGGAAGCGCATTTTGATCTGGCCGTTTGTTACGAAACCGGCAAGGGTATTGAAAAGGATGTGCGTAAAGCATTTCTGCATTATATGGAAGCGGCGCTGCTCGGCGACAAAGGTGCTATTTATGAAGTAGGACGTTGCTTTTATCATGGCGTTGGTGTCGAGGCAGACCAGGAGTTGGCGAGAATATGGTTAAGCAGGAGTGAAGGCAAGAAGGAGTAA
- a CDS encoding SDR family oxidoreductase → MNIFSLDKKVIIVTGATGVLGEAFVNGIAAAGGRLVLIGRKLDIAQQRADEVNNAGGEAIAAAADVLDEAALLQIRDNVLAKWGRIDGLVNGAGGNMPEAVVAPGDDLFSFSIDGMRKAFDLNLFGTILPTRIFGEAIVKNGGSIINISSMAASQAITRVLGYSMAKAAVDNFTKWMATEMAQRYGDKVRMNAIAPGFFVTHQNRSLLTNTDGTYTERGGKVINNTPAGRFGAPDELIGALVWLLSDASAFVNGQVISVDGGFSIYSGV, encoded by the coding sequence ATGAACATTTTTAGCCTCGACAAGAAAGTAATTATCGTTACCGGCGCCACGGGCGTGCTGGGAGAAGCATTTGTAAATGGCATCGCGGCCGCAGGTGGCAGGCTGGTGCTGATCGGACGTAAACTCGACATTGCGCAACAACGCGCCGATGAAGTGAATAACGCGGGCGGTGAAGCCATAGCAGCAGCGGCGGATGTACTGGACGAAGCAGCCCTGCTGCAGATCCGCGACAACGTACTGGCTAAGTGGGGCCGCATCGACGGACTTGTGAACGGTGCCGGCGGTAACATGCCCGAAGCCGTGGTAGCACCCGGCGACGACCTGTTTAGCTTTAGCATTGACGGTATGCGAAAAGCCTTTGACCTGAATCTTTTCGGTACCATTCTGCCTACACGCATCTTTGGCGAAGCGATCGTAAAGAACGGTGGCAGTATCATCAATATATCTTCCATGGCCGCTTCGCAGGCCATTACCCGCGTACTGGGTTACTCCATGGCTAAAGCGGCTGTCGATAACTTCACCAAATGGATGGCAACGGAAATGGCTCAACGTTATGGTGATAAAGTGAGGATGAATGCTATTGCTCCGGGCTTTTTTGTGACGCATCAGAACCGCTCGTTGCTGACAAATACAGATGGTACGTACACCGAACGTGGCGGCAAAGTGATTAACAACACGCCAGCCGGCCGTTTCGGGGCGCCCGATGAATTGATTGGCGCGCTGGTTTGGCTGTTAAGCGATGCGAGTGCTTTTGTGAACGGACAGGTGATTAGTGTAGACGGTGGGTTTAGTATTTACTCCGGCGTTTAA
- a CDS encoding DUF2264 domain-containing protein, translating into MDRRNFIRAVPLAGVATAIPGSGKLFAEAPLDTAKSESDREYWLKLMLKISSPLLEALSKGELRKVMPEEKAPGYNKKTAVVQNLEGFGRTIAGIAPWLELGADNTAEGKQRAKVIYWTQKSITNLVDPASPDYAFAHGDDGQHLVDAAFLAHGLIRAPKTLWEPLSSTTKQQVFAMFRKLRYVKPGHSNWLLFMAMLEIALLKFGEPDWDRVRIDFAVMKHFEWYKGDGMYGDGANFHFDYYNAFVIQPMLVDILKELMDARRGSRADYELALTRMKRYGVILERMISPEGTFPVVGRSMTYRTAVFQPLAQLALAGQLPEEISPAQVRSALTAVTKKIFSAPGTFDSKGWLQLGFYGHQPEIADVYTCTGSLYLTLVGFLALGLPADAPYWAAPAAEWTNQKAWSGKK; encoded by the coding sequence ATGGACAGAAGAAATTTTATCAGGGCGGTGCCGCTGGCAGGCGTGGCTACAGCGATACCCGGCAGCGGCAAATTGTTTGCCGAAGCGCCTTTAGATACTGCGAAATCGGAAAGCGACCGTGAATATTGGCTAAAGTTAATGTTGAAGATCAGCAGTCCGCTGCTGGAAGCCCTCAGCAAAGGAGAGCTGCGGAAAGTAATGCCGGAAGAGAAAGCACCCGGCTACAACAAAAAGACCGCCGTCGTGCAAAACCTCGAAGGCTTTGGTCGCACCATCGCCGGTATTGCTCCCTGGCTCGAACTGGGCGCAGACAATACCGCGGAAGGCAAGCAACGTGCGAAGGTAATTTACTGGACGCAGAAGAGTATTACGAACCTTGTAGATCCCGCCTCGCCTGATTATGCGTTTGCACATGGCGACGACGGGCAACACCTCGTGGATGCCGCTTTCCTGGCGCATGGCCTCATTCGCGCACCTAAAACCTTGTGGGAGCCTTTGAGCAGTACCACGAAACAACAAGTGTTCGCGATGTTCCGCAAACTGCGTTACGTGAAGCCCGGGCATTCCAACTGGCTATTGTTCATGGCCATGCTGGAAATTGCGTTGCTCAAATTCGGCGAGCCGGATTGGGACAGGGTACGTATCGACTTCGCGGTAATGAAACACTTCGAGTGGTACAAAGGCGACGGTATGTACGGCGACGGTGCCAACTTCCATTTTGACTATTACAACGCATTCGTGATCCAGCCTATGCTGGTGGATATATTGAAAGAACTGATGGACGCCCGTCGCGGCTCCAGGGCCGATTACGAACTGGCGCTCACCCGCATGAAACGTTATGGCGTTATCCTGGAACGGATGATCTCCCCGGAGGGCACCTTCCCCGTGGTAGGGCGGTCGATGACGTACCGGACAGCCGTATTTCAGCCACTGGCGCAACTCGCCCTGGCCGGACAGCTGCCCGAAGAAATCAGTCCTGCCCAGGTGCGGAGCGCGCTGACCGCCGTGACCAAAAAAATATTCAGTGCGCCCGGCACCTTTGATAGTAAGGGCTGGCTACAACTTGGGTTTTATGGTCACCAACCGGAAATTGCGGATGTATATACCTGTACGGGCAGCCTGTATCTGACCCTGGTCGGTTTCCTGGCGCTGGGTTTACCGGCCGATGCGCCGTATTGGGCCGCCCCGGCGGCCGAATGGACGAACCAGAAGGCCTGGAGCGGAAAAAAGTAA
- a CDS encoding cation:proton antiporter, which yields MIHLPHLVIDLGLILGSAALTTLIFKKLKQPLVLGYLIAGFFVGPHFHFFPSVSDEANIKVWAEIGVIFLLFSLGLEFSFKKLMKVGGSASITALVEVIGMLGLGYGVGQMLGWSTMDSIFLGGVLSISSTTIIIRAFEELGVKGQKFAGLVFGILVVEDLVAIVLLVLLSTLAVSQQFAGTEMLISVLKLVFFLVLWFVGGIFFIPTLLKRTRKLMSEETLLVTSLGLCFLMVILATKVGFSPALGAFIMGSILAETTQAEKIEHLVKSVKDLFGAIFFVSVGMLIDPKMLVEYIGPVLLISAVTIIGKMITSTGGALISGQPLKSSVQTGMSLAQIGEFSFIIATLGLDLKVTSGFLYPIAVAVSALTTFTTPYFIKYAEPFYNWLEAALPEKWSSALKRYSSGAQSISVVSDWQRVLRGYIVNVLIYSVILLAITLVASSYLRPWVERNLAGNGYATIATVALALLVMSPFLWALAVRQVHSDTTAKLWQQSKYRGPIAILRTSRLLVAVFFVGFVVDQFFAFYVALLATLGILGILLLFTKKIQRFYDKLENRFISNFNEREAKALEAQARRDALAPWDAHLASFEVRPESPVVGRTLLELGLREQYGVNVAMIERGKMMLTLPDKDERLYPGDKLDVIGTDEQVKKFSAFLEPVSREDEPQRKSEVVLRSYEVFGGSHVMGKTIRSSGIREQGHGLVVGIERNGNRILNPDSTLVLQEGDIAWIVGNPKRLPALFRVKEKKEIKS from the coding sequence ATGATTCATCTTCCGCATCTGGTAATTGATCTTGGCTTAATATTAGGTTCAGCAGCTTTAACCACACTTATATTTAAAAAGCTTAAACAACCACTCGTTTTAGGCTACCTGATCGCGGGATTTTTCGTCGGTCCGCATTTTCATTTCTTTCCCAGTGTTTCGGATGAAGCCAATATTAAGGTATGGGCGGAGATTGGCGTGATATTTCTTTTATTCAGTTTAGGTCTCGAGTTTAGTTTCAAAAAATTGATGAAGGTGGGAGGCTCCGCTTCCATCACGGCGCTTGTCGAAGTGATAGGGATGCTCGGGCTTGGCTATGGCGTAGGCCAGATGTTGGGCTGGTCAACGATGGACAGTATATTTCTCGGTGGCGTACTATCTATTTCTTCCACCACGATTATCATACGGGCTTTCGAGGAGTTGGGCGTGAAAGGCCAGAAGTTTGCAGGATTAGTATTTGGGATATTGGTCGTGGAAGACCTGGTGGCGATTGTATTGCTCGTATTACTTTCCACCCTGGCCGTGAGCCAGCAGTTTGCCGGAACGGAGATGCTCATCTCTGTGCTAAAACTCGTATTCTTCCTGGTGCTGTGGTTTGTTGGCGGCATCTTCTTTATTCCTACTTTATTAAAAAGAACGCGTAAACTCATGAGCGAGGAAACCTTACTGGTGACCTCACTGGGCCTGTGTTTCCTGATGGTGATACTGGCCACGAAGGTGGGCTTTTCACCGGCCTTGGGTGCGTTCATTATGGGGTCCATCCTGGCAGAAACCACGCAGGCAGAAAAGATCGAGCACCTCGTAAAATCGGTGAAAGACCTGTTCGGCGCGATCTTCTTCGTGTCCGTTGGTATGCTCATCGATCCGAAAATGCTCGTGGAATATATTGGTCCGGTGTTATTAATTTCCGCCGTGACGATTATTGGTAAGATGATCACGTCGACCGGCGGTGCGTTGATTTCCGGGCAGCCGTTGAAGTCGAGCGTACAAACAGGTATGAGCCTTGCGCAGATCGGGGAGTTCTCTTTCATTATCGCCACCCTCGGGCTGGACCTGAAAGTGACGAGCGGCTTCCTGTACCCGATAGCTGTAGCCGTGTCCGCGTTAACGACCTTTACCACCCCTTACTTTATCAAATATGCAGAGCCGTTTTATAATTGGTTGGAGGCCGCACTGCCCGAAAAATGGAGCAGCGCGTTAAAGCGATACAGTAGTGGTGCGCAGTCCATATCCGTTGTGAGTGACTGGCAGCGAGTGTTGCGCGGATACATTGTGAACGTGCTCATTTACTCCGTGATCCTGCTGGCCATTACCCTGGTCGCCTCGTCTTACCTGCGCCCGTGGGTAGAGCGTAACCTGGCGGGTAATGGTTATGCCACGATTGCTACGGTGGCGCTAGCCCTGCTGGTGATGTCACCTTTCCTTTGGGCGCTCGCAGTACGGCAGGTGCATTCCGACACTACCGCTAAATTATGGCAGCAATCCAAATACCGCGGGCCTATCGCCATCCTGCGCACATCGCGTTTGCTAGTGGCGGTGTTTTTCGTGGGATTTGTGGTGGACCAGTTCTTCGCCTTCTATGTGGCGTTGCTGGCTACTTTGGGCATATTAGGCATCCTGCTGCTGTTTACTAAAAAGATACAACGCTTTTACGATAAACTCGAAAACCGATTCATCAGCAACTTCAACGAACGCGAAGCCAAAGCCCTGGAAGCCCAGGCCCGCCGCGATGCGCTGGCTCCATGGGACGCTCACTTAGCCTCGTTCGAAGTACGCCCCGAATCGCCCGTTGTCGGCAGAACATTGCTGGAACTCGGTTTGCGTGAACAATATGGCGTTAACGTCGCCATGATCGAACGTGGTAAAATGATGCTTACCCTGCCCGACAAAGACGAACGCTTGTACCCCGGTGATAAACTGGATGTAATCGGTACGGACGAACAGGTGAAAAAATTCTCCGCCTTCCTCGAACCGGTATCCCGCGAGGACGAGCCGCAGCGTAAAAGCGAAGTGGTGTTACGCAGCTACGAAGTGTTTGGCGGATCGCATGTGATGGGCAAAACCATCCGATCCTCCGGCATCCGCGAACAGGGCCATGGTCTGGTTGTAGGCATCGAGCGCAATGGCAACCGCATCCTCAATCCCGACAGCACCCTTGTATTGCAGGAAGGCGACATCGCCTGGATCGTGGGTAACCCGAAACGTTTGCCAGCCTTGTTCAGGGTGAAGGAGAAGAAAGAAATTAAGAGTTAG
- a CDS encoding glycerophosphodiester phosphodiesterase family protein — MKNWIFVFALLAAGTAQAQDRYEKITKAFADAESKTVLIAAHRGAHLEDPENSMASFKKAIDMGIDIIELDVRCTKDGQLVVIHDKTVNRTTNGKGDVDKLTFAQIRALRLKHGGKLTNEIVPTLEEALLFTKGKILVDLDIKTETCVDKIMEVVRKTGTEKNSLFFLYDHRFAKPVKDSGFQTLVRTHSEAEVDEVSAANAFHLDDDHYTPAVIEKVKAKGARAWINSLGDTDKRIAAGDKTAFGERLKAGANIIQTDYPAMWKQYLQENGLYH, encoded by the coding sequence ATGAAAAACTGGATATTCGTCTTCGCCCTGTTGGCAGCCGGTACGGCACAAGCGCAAGACCGCTACGAAAAGATCACCAAAGCTTTTGCGGATGCTGAATCTAAAACTGTACTGATCGCCGCCCACCGCGGTGCACATCTCGAAGACCCGGAAAACTCCATGGCCTCCTTTAAGAAAGCCATCGATATGGGAATCGACATTATTGAACTGGACGTACGCTGCACGAAAGACGGACAGCTCGTAGTGATCCACGATAAAACCGTTAACCGCACCACTAACGGCAAAGGCGATGTAGACAAACTTACCTTCGCTCAAATCCGCGCCCTGCGACTGAAACACGGGGGAAAGCTAACTAACGAGATCGTACCTACGCTGGAAGAGGCTTTGCTGTTCACGAAGGGCAAAATCCTCGTAGACCTGGACATTAAAACTGAAACCTGTGTAGACAAGATTATGGAAGTGGTGCGTAAAACTGGTACCGAAAAGAACAGCCTGTTCTTTTTATACGACCATCGTTTCGCAAAGCCTGTAAAAGATTCCGGCTTTCAAACGCTGGTGCGTACGCACTCCGAAGCGGAAGTAGACGAGGTAAGTGCCGCCAACGCCTTTCACCTGGACGATGATCATTACACGCCGGCTGTTATAGAGAAAGTGAAAGCAAAAGGTGCCCGTGCATGGATCAACTCTTTGGGCGATACGGACAAACGTATTGCTGCCGGCGACAAAACTGCTTTTGGTGAGCGATTGAAAGCAGGGGCTAATATTATTCAAACAGATTATCCTGCCATGTGGAAACAATATCTGCAGGAAAATGGTCTATATCATTAA